The DNA region GAAAGCCTTGGTGAAATGAACTCCTACAGATGGAAGTCTAAAATGTTTAGGTTTTAGCTATGGAAGTTTTGGAGAAAGGAACTCTTAGTAGATGAAAGCCTTGGTGAAAGGAACTCCTACAGATGGAAGTCCCATAGAAGTGAACTCTTGGTAGATGGAAGTCCTAGAGATATAAAGTGGAAGTTCAAGAGGTATTGGAAGGTTGAAGTCTTGTAGGTGTGAACTATTAATGGACCAAATTCTTGGAGGTGTGAACTCTTAGAAGATGGAATTGGCAAAGGAAATGGTAGTTCTAGTATCAAAGATGACGAAGAAATTGCACTTGAATAGGTTTCTCTCAAGCAAATGGTAGTTTTGGTGGTGGTGCAATCAAGTGTTCATAGTATACAGGTGAAACACTAAAAGTGAAAGTCAAATAAATAGTAGTCATGACAATAGTGCAATGTCTAGCCTTGTGAGATTGACTAGGACAATCCCTACTCATTCCACAATTCATTGTAATTTGTTTATATAATCACATGATGCAATTCTTATGGAGCCCTCATGGGAATATGTTGTCTGTAAAAAACTTAAAGTCATCTTGCACTgcagaaataaaaatttgttattaaatttatataatatatgtaaTAATAAAAGGATCATATACTTGAAACTTGCACAGATTAGGAAATGTAGTTGCCTTAAAACTTTTAAACAACCCTAAACTCCTATGAGTTCACTAGAGCCTCTAGAGTTGATAAATGActtctttttataatttaaagTAGTTTAAGGCCATGTATAGGACTTTTGTTCAAAAAACTGCTACATTGACCTAAACTAGTCTATATTCACAAACAAACAATCCTATGCATTAATTGGACCCTTTGAAGTCAATATATTTCATTTTAAAGTAGGTTAGGACCTTGTGGAAAAGTTTAATAATATTGCTATCTAGCTTGAAGCTATTCtaattataaacaaatactcATATGTAGGAGTCAATATATgcctttatttttcattttaaagcAGTTGAGGGTCATGTAACAATTTTGAAAAAACAAAACGATTATTGAGAAACACACTGTTATGTGTTCCTTGGACCATCTGAAGTAGATATCTGACTTtgttttttttcaatttagaGCAATTTAGCTACGTGTAGAAGATTTATTCAAAACTCTTACATAGTCCTAAACAGCTGTAAATTTACAAACAAGAGTTCGTATGTGTTTCTTGAACACTTTGGAGTCAATATATGCCATCCTTTTCCATTAACATTTTAGGTTCGTGTAGTAGCTATGCTTAAAATTGTTAAATGATCCTAAACTACTATAAATTCATCACTCTTATGAGTTCACTGGACCTTTTAGAGTCAATATATGACTTTCTTTTTTCAATTTAGAGTAATTTAGGGTCATGTAGTTGTTCAGAACTTCTACATGACCCTAAACTTCTCTAAATTCAAAAACAAACACTTCCATCTATGAATTTACATGACCACCCTTTGGATTTGAGATctatttattttgtgatttttatCAAGATTTATAGAATATAAAAGAGTTTCTGAATGAACAAGATCTTCAAATATATACATGAAAATggagaagaaacaaaaatagaaatACCACCTGAAGAAGAACGACAGTGTAGATCAgagaaaaaagaagagaagtCTAGTGGCAACAGAGATGAAGCGATGCTTGCTGCTTTGTTGGAAATCAATGGGTTGCAATAATATTTGGGCATCTTTTCTTTGATTCGACAGGTCTTAAATCAGGCGAGGATAGATTTAGGTTTATTTGAGCGAGTGGATGAGAATACACCAGTCTAAGAAGGTTGAAAGGGGTATTTTCGGTAGTTTACATAAATAGGGACACCAGGGATGCcctttttatcataaaataaaaaagaatggtGATTCCTTTAAATGGGATGCCCTTTTGATGTTAAGCATAGACGAGTGAACTGCTATTATTTTAAGCTTGAACATTTTTTGGTAACGGTTGAACTTGATCATTTAAATGTGTTCTTTTATTCAAGTTGTTTGTGACAATTGGTGGTAGAATGAACCTAAATTCAGGCATTGTTAGGTGTTGGAATGGGCTACATGTGTGATGATGTAGCCACCATTAATATCACATTCTATCTATAAGGGATAATTTTGGATTATGTATTGGACCTTAAGTTTTAATAGAGATGTCAAACCTTAAGCCAGGCAAATTTTGACATTCCAATTTTATCTCACATGATAACTTGTTCGTTAATAACACAACTCTATAAGCTTAAATGAGAAATTGCTACTATACTCAGGGGCTCACAGAGTTGATAGTATTTGCATGTATTTTATACAAAATTATCAGTAGTTGTTACAACAACAGGTCGGTTTTATGGATCTCTACACTATTAGGTTTGATCTCCTATTGTAtcttcatctatatttaaatgaattttattctattttatttctgttaACCATGTTttctttggtcttcctcttccttaaCTAATGTCGTATTTGTCATATTCTCATATCGCCTAACTGGGACATGAAAGTACTATGTTGATATTCTACCATAATATGGTTCCCTTGTAGGTTTCTTCCTCAATATTTTCCGGTCCTTCCTCTCACTCACATGACTGTTTACTTTGACAACTTGCCCATTATTTTGTCATTTTAAATGATAATGCAGGACTATCTTGTTCCACATCGGAGGGGTTTTTGGCAAAGACATTTTCATCCTTTGGTGAGATTAGCAAAGGTAAACCGGCATCAACTTTTGTTTGAAGTTTTAGAGGTACTAATTTGGAAAGCCATCTAACCATTACATTGCTCTTGCAGTAAAGATAATAACAAGCAAAACCTCAAAACAGTCTCTAGGACTTGCATATATTTGGTTTGCTAGCGAACAAGAAGCCCTAATGGCTGTGAACGAGATGGATGGGAAAGTAGTTATCTTTTTTAGAACTTGACTATGGTCTCTCAGAAATACtactttttaaaactaattttgagcCCTTCTCCTCCAGTTTCTTGATGGCAGGTTCATTGCTGTTAAAATCGCAGATGTTGAATCGCCCTCTAAGCAAGTAAGACCTAGACCATACAGATTCTGATTTGTATTTGGAAATTGCTCCACATACACAAGAAGATTATCAGGAACGATGTTATCTTTGAACTAAGACTACCCATTTCAGGTTGAGATTTTATATCGTTTTGGTTGAACTTACCTTAATGACATAGATCTCGCTTGCATGCGATCTGTTCTTGTTAGCTACTGCCTCAATAGGCTCTTCAGTGTTTTTGTCATATGGATAAAATATGAAAGAAGTCTAaattataagtttttttttgaGGATTTTGGTCTCTTGTAAACAAAAAGGATTATCGACTAGATTCATCTCTTTGAAGGGGAGTCCAGGCGTAATGGTAAAATTGTCATCATGTGACATTGAGATTATAGGTTCAAGTTGTagaaataacctcttgcaaaTTGTAATGTAAGACTGCATACAATAGATCTAATGTGAACCGACTCTTCCTCATGATCGTACATTGACAGGAGCTTCATATGTTTTTTGTGTGTTTACAAGATTCATCTCTTTCCTAACAGCTAAAAATTTTGAGCTTTGATACAATTGTGTTTACAAGATTTATCTCTTTCCTAACAGC from Zingiber officinale cultivar Zhangliang chromosome 4B, Zo_v1.1, whole genome shotgun sequence includes:
- the LOC121976161 gene encoding organelle RRM domain-containing protein 6, chloroplastic-like; protein product: MSLLPPSSSSLLQSRTSGNPSPAPQPTRFLRPRPLRSLSTSLQPHGNGRNKPALPTCGCSASDLAISQEAPSPSSRIFIKGLSCSTSEGFLAKTFSSFGEISKVKIITSKTSKQSLGLAYIWFASEQEALMAVNEMDGKFLDGRFIAVKIADVESPSKQVRPRPYRF